DNA sequence from the Thunnus maccoyii chromosome 7, fThuMac1.1, whole genome shotgun sequence genome:
gTTGTGTCAGTTCAGCACTTTTGCTTTCACTACACTGCATAACTAGgccaatcaaacaaacaatgacaaaagGCTAAAACCAGTCTTTGTCCAACTCTTTCAATCTTTTTGTCTTTACAGTGGTAGATTTTTGTACTGTTAGGACTTTGTACTGAGAAATCCAATCTAAGAAATGACATTTACAaataaatccatttttattagtcaaaaacataaaaatactgttaataCAAATACATCTTTTGACATATGCTGCAGACTTCTTTTGTATGCCAAGAGCCGAAAAACCAGACCAGTATGACACAATCCTTTATGTTTAATGCACTTTAAAATGAGTCTTTCtataatacacatttttttaatcaaggtaTTACATGTACTTATGTAAGCTATATCcgtttttttgtatttcctctgctgcagtcaTGAGAACTAACAGTCTAACAGTCTcttgtacaaaataaaatattttatcagggcaacataaaatacatatgGAGCATTGGGCTACTGGCTGAGACTTAAGTTAGGTCAAGAGATCAAGGTCAGTCTATGTAGCAGTGACAGGAAATATGcttaaaagaaatatttcacattctgggaaaatatgcttatttgctttcttaccaagagttagatgagaagatcaataccactgtCATGCCTGTATACTAAAAATGAAGCTATGGCtaggagacagttagcttagcttagcataaagactggaagcagagggaaacagcttgcctggctctgtccaaagcttaaaaaaatcaacaaccACCTCTAAAGCTCCCTAATTAAAAGCCCCAAGGAAGTGACTGTACCTGGCCAAGAAATCAAGGATGCAACTCCCAGTAAAATAGCAACTTggtgtttttatatttagttttttttatggattaaataaacaagatacaaGATGTTAAAGGTACCCGGTGGAGTTCCTGAATTGTGATTAGCGGTGgagcaagttttttttatgagtggttcccattttgtttgtcttatgcatgtgtgtgagtgacttAAGACATGTTCCTGACAGTGGTTTgacactattccactgatccacaggtggctgtaatgtgTAACGAAACAcagcaatgtgccaacaaaggcagggaagaagaagactgcaagctagtaaacatggatgtaaacaatgcaggatttaaattacttttaaaaatagactttgcaaatgtttgatGAGGTTGCATTCAACACTTTAGTTACACATCAAGGATACAAACAGTGTATTTTGATGAGTAACACTCAATGtgaacataacttttgtttgtttacaagaaaactccacagggggctataattagtgagcttcagTGGTGATGGTAAATGGATTTCTTTTGCTTTTGGAGAGAGCCAAGCTAGCtttttcccctgcttccagtctttttgccaagctaagctaagctaagctatgCTATGCTAATCATCTGTTGGCTCTAGCTTCAAACATAACTGTCAGATATGTGATTGATATTAATCTTCTCAGCTAACTCTTGATAAGAGAGCAGataagtgcatttcccaaaatgttgaactattcctttaagaatGTATTGTGGTCAAATAATATGACATAAGTTAATAACAACAGAACATCACCCCTGTCATTAAGTGCAGTCACACTCTATGTGACAGTATATGAAAAGTAATTTTTCCCTCCGAAaggaaaactttaaaaaaataataattctgaACAAAAATTTTCTTATCAGTAATACATACATGTGATAATGAgttaatacaaaataaatgctCTGAATGGGTAGACAGAATAAACAGCAGGCACTGTGGCTACAATAAGGCATCTCACTCAGCCTTCATTTGGTCCCTGACATCTGAAGGCAGAGTTTCAAACAATGTGTCTTCCACTGAAAGGCCACTGCGCTTCAAAGCACGACAGCAACCAAGCTCTTGTGGCAGGACCTCAAAGTGGTTGCCTTTGAGCTCCAAGTGTGTCAGATGAACTAGGTAGGAAATCTTTGGTGACAAGATGGACAGCGAATTCTTGCCAAGCTTTAGTGTTTTGAGCTTCTTGCAAAAGAAGAGCTCATCGGGCAGATTTTCAATTTTGTTACAGGTGACAGAGAAATATTGTAAACTCTGAAGAACTCCAATTTCTGGAGGGATGAATCGGATGTCATTGTTGGACATGTCCAGGTAGCGCAGCTTGTTGCACAAGAACAGGTGCGAAGGCAATATCTCGATCTTGTTGTGGCTGAAGTAGAGGCGCTCTAGGCTGCCGAGCTTTTTGATATGCTCTGGGATATACATGACGCCATTGTACCAAAGTTTAAGGCAAGTAAGTTTTCGAAGATGCTGGAAGCTGATTATCTCCTCTATAGAGCGAAGGTTGTTTTCTTTCAGGTCAAGCTCCTGCAGGTTCGTGAGGCTGAAGATTGCATGTGGAATACGTTCCAGATCACAGCGTACTAGCTCCAGCTCTGTCAGATTGGTCATCTTTTTCAGGTTGTTGAGCATTACTAGCTTAGTGCCATCATTGTGTAAGTACAGCCGCTGCAGATGGCTGGAAACATCCACTATAGACTGTGGTATCTTGGTCAAATTACTCTTGAGGGAGAGAGTTTTCAAACACTTCATCTCCCGCAATGACTCAAGAACTATATTCTTGGAGGCATCAGGGCATAGTGATCCGGTGAGACAGAGCTCCTCTAAGTTTCGCAGGCCGTACATCCAGTTCGGAAATTCTCTGCTATCATCAAACTTCACGCGAAGCACTTTAAGGTTCTCTTTGAGGAAGGAGGTAGCTGTTGTGTGCAACTTTAAAGAGCATTGGTAAAGAGACAGCTCCTGAAGGTCTTCCAGCTGAGAGATTGAGGCAGGGATGGTGACATTGTTGATGATTTCGAGCTTGAGCGACTGGAGCTCCGTCAACTCAAAGACAGTGTCCGGTAACCCAGGGAGCATGAACAGCTGAAGTTCAAGTCTGTTGTTGGCATTAGTCTGGAGTCGCTGACGCAATTTGTCTGCAGTCCAATCGTGGTTTAGGTTGagctgtttcagtttgttttcactgacCTCGGATAGAAAAACTGCAAATCTTTTTGAATACAGTGGGTCATACTGATCAATCATGTGTAGCATGAAAGCAAAGTCGTTCTTGACGTCCGGGATGTCATTGATGCCTGTTTCTTGCCGCACATACTCAAAGGAGTATTCTTTCAGTGAACGGTAAAACAGCCAGTAGGAGGTATAAAGGCTCGTAAATCCATAGACAGCAACTAAACACAGGTAACAGTAAGAAAGCTTGGAAAACAGATGAGCCATGGTGTGATTACATTGAAAGTCTTTATAGCCTGTCATGTTCTGTATCTCAACTTCACAAAGTACTCTATTCCTCACTTGATTCACTAGAGCACTATTATACCCAATGATCAAGAGGAATTTAAACACCTTGAAAACTGTCTGGCGAACATACATGATATAGAGGATGTCTCCCTCCTCAACATGCAAACGGAACTTCtttactttttcaaaaagaGCTTTAGCTTGTTCCCCCTCTTTTTTATCAAGAGCACTTGCTGATGGCTTGTCAACTACAATCTTTTCCGGAATAGACCGGAGGGACTGTGTCTTCTCCAAACTGCCTTCCCCAGGAGACACAGCAATATTGGATCTAGAAGTGCCACTCTTTTTATGGTCTTTTTCTTCAGGATTTTCCCCAGAAACCTCTGATAAAGCTCGTGTGGTCCACGGAGAGTCAAAGCACTTGCCAAGCATGGAGATAAAATGCTCTATTTTAGAGCTCGAGCCAGGAAATTTGAACCAGAAGTTGCTACACACCATGAAAACTAGAGTGTGTATAAGAACCAAATAAGGAAAGTACTTGGCATACCAATGCAGAGCCATCTCATAACACATCTGATTTATGAAACTGTACTGTTGAAGATCCAGGTTGGTTTTCAGGCCCTTCATTTCTCTTGGTACGGCTGAAGTATTGGGTGGTAGGTGTAACAATGACGTCGCTTCCACTTCACTTGTGTTCACTGATGTTCTCTGAGGAAGGCATATGATTTTGTCTTGCATTacctaaaacaaaatgtgaaaaaagagagagattagCATAATTACTTAAAAGAGATGTTCAGACATTCAGAGACAACAATCAGTGTTTATATGCACTTAAGTTACTGGGATACAGTCAGGTTTCTCCAGTAAACTGATTTGTAAATGTCATGAAAACAACAAGGGATTAGGCCACGTTTAGTCCGACAATAACTCTGCTTGAAGCCGgccttcaggagcaatttggggttcagtatcttgtccaaagatactttgacatgcagactaGAGGAGCTGGGGATCAAACCACCGATCTTCAGATTAGTGGATGACTACCTCTGAGCCATAGCCACCCacatgataactttccagagaaGTGAAATCCTTCTTCATGTTATAAAACGCTGtccagtgttttggcatctgataattcttcaaactcatggatctactactcaaactggacttcctgggtCATTAAAATAGTTCCATTAAAGGTCAAACTAAAACCTAAACTAACACAAAGTAGCCTCTAGAAGTCTAAATCCATTTTCCCCCACTGAACATTTGACTATATGCTGCTCTGTAAGAGCTCTGTCCTTCTCTGACTGCATCATCAGTCCtacaatacatacaaacacacacacacgcaaaataaaaaaaaatcaggaagcCGCATATTGCAACAGGTAAAATTAGTAAGCCATGCTTTCAAAATAGGTTCAGGGGCAGGAGAGCAATCTGTTTATTGACCAGCTGCATGTATAATAACCAATTTATTACTGTACAGTGAATGTAACAACATTCTGTGATTATCTGCGTAACCTGATTACTCTGAgtgcatatactgtaaacaTACTGAATATGTTGTCATCAGTAAACAACAGTTGCctgtttattttgtaatgttaacagctaaaaacagctgcttcaCAGTACAAGGCAAATAACAGGAAATGGGCACTTTAACTCAATGGTGGCAGGCCTGAAGGAGAAACAATTCATGCACTCTGTTTAGCTGCCTGATACTCAGGACATTATACTGTGATATGACAATATAAAGCAAAATACATTGATGAACAGTGAGTACAAAATGAAGCAAAGGCAAATGACATTAAACTATAGTAAGGGCAATGCAGTTGTGCTGCAGCAGATCACAGATTAAAATGCAAAGTCAGGTCTGCTGAGGCCTCTGAAGAGCTGATCTGCAGAGTTTTACAAACTACGTCTCTCTGAATGTCTCCCTCTTACTCTAAATGCAGGGATTATTGTGTCAGGCCATGAAGTAATTCCACAGAATGGCATGTTGATAGTGCTCTGACGTATTATGTAAACTTGGCTACATAATTAATTGTCCATTGAATTTACTTATAAGATCCATGTCAAACAATGTTATTCTGTGGGTAGGAAACAATGGCTTTGGTCCCACCCAGATAAAATACCCTGTTAATAGGTTTCTCGAAATGTTTTGGTATAATATCCTGAATTTACACTACAGAGCTGTAGAGCAGCCAAAAACCCTGGTCCACACGGAGAAAGAAGTCAAGTGTCAGGCCACTGGAGTTTGGAATCTTATGTTTACTAAAAGGGGCTGGGTGGGTAAATGTTTCCACTGGTAAACTCCTGATGGGCTGAATGCTTCCTTTGCTGCACACAGTCCAGGCTGTAAAAGCAGGGAATTAGTGGTTCTGGGCTGCGGCCAATGGTAGGCAGGGCAGTAATGTTCCATCAGTGAGCGTATGGGCTTCCTCAAGTGAATTAAATTACTCTAGACTTGATGAAAAAATAGTAGAGCAGCTGATTTTATCTCATAAACATGTTGCAGTTCAAACTCATGTTACATTAGCATGCGTTACAGTTCTCCTTATTTCTCAAAGAGACGCTGAAGAGTGGACACAGAAACATTGTAAACCATTACAAAACATTATGAACAGAGCAGTGTTACTGACCTGAAGAGTGCATCCAAAGACACCAATCATGAGCATGATTACAGACAGATAGTCGGTGAACACATCCCACCACGGCTTCAGGACTCTGAACGCTGGCTGCTGCTCAGAGAACTGCCGGAATTCCATCACAGGAATCATGATGCCTGTTAcaacaaaatggaaaattagGCCACATGTTTAGCGGAATTATTTAGCCATTGAGGGATGAAATCATGACATTTGTATTTAATTCTCAGTCAAATCTATTCTAGTGTCAAATCTATTATATTCTAGtgccttaaagctgcactaattgatatttttatatgaacactGGGTCAAAcgtttgtgtgtaatgtgaaaggtgtcactcaTACAGACAGACCCacataaaaatatcatccaACTCTGtagtttccctcagctctaaGGAGcgtgtttcagctcattgttttggtttatagCTCACATAACCTTTCTCCCTGCTCTAAATAGCGTCATTTCcaccagcagcaggcagctgtttatagtgaaaaagctctgataaacccactcaCCCATACACCCACTGCCCAGAACCAaatgacagacaaagttagcaactagccgGTGAACATATTGGAGCATTAAGCAGCTAGTGCCAGATATTTGCCTCGGAAGTTgatgaagaccaaaacagagctaaaaggagagtgactATTGGCCAGAGACATGactaatgaatgctaatgttactttatgtGTGCTCATTGTGTATAAAAGAAACcatttgctaacatgttcgcCACATCATCCTCAAAGTGATAATATGTCTAAAAGATTTCTATAAACCAAACCTACGTACATCAAAACACTTACAGTAACAGTTAGATTCCCAGTTTATCTCATACCTGAGCTCATACATCACGAGTATAAAtatggacatacagtacatgcatctTTTACACTTAGCCTACAGTACCCTTAGACCACAAGACAAAGCACCAAATCACTATTCCCTTTCTGAAAGGTTGAGATTGCAGATACAATTATCCAAAAGGAGCTTCCTTTGCAGGGTGTCTAGGGTCACTCTTAGGTCTCCATCGtgtcagactcatgatggacagttttaaaaaaaacagataaaaatcaatgcagcagaaacagagataTCTTTTTTATTCCGTGCATTCCTCTTCCTCGTCAaacctggcacctacattacccacaatgcaattcAATCGCcaacagttcagtcagagattCAAGTCtgttatgctagtagtggcTAATGCAGCCTCCAGCCACTAGCTTCAAGAGAAGAGGAGTAGGTTACAAAGGTCTTGTAACCTCACTTCTGTCTATCTCCAAACACCCAgattttctccatttctctaatttcaaacttgtagtcttcagccccaactgacgCTGagtcaagtgacatcacttgaggcactTTATCAGGTTCACGCGGCTCCGTCTGGAGCCAAgaaaggctttatacaacttttatTATATATGAGTAATACAGCCCAAAACCTGTAAAATCAGTGAAGTTCCTCTTGTTATgtattctaatgactttggttaACCTGACTGTTCCTCTagctcaacaactattggatggattgccatgactttggtacacacattcatgtccccctcaggatgaattgtaataacatTGGTGATCCCtcaacttttcatctagcaccattatcattatcaaaatttgaatttgtccagtactttggtttatgacctaATACCTGCAAAACGAAAGACATTCCCAACATGCTAAACATTATAAAGATTATACTGTAGgctacctgctaaacatcaccaTGTAAACATGTGAACTGTGAACCCTGAAGAGAAAATGCAGAATCTCCATGTCTCTACAAAGTGCACCGCTCCTCTTTACTGGAGCTCCAACATTATACAAATGCACCTtacaaatgtaattatttaaaaGCCAGTGCCTGCAAAAGGCTAAATGAATTGCTCATTTTGTAGAGCTTGTGACAGTTGTTTAGACATTAACGTCATAGTCAAAGAAGTCCACTTATGTGTAAAGAAGCTTCACACCTTGTTATTAATGAAGCACGCTGACTGacaaaattaaatcaaaccAGATCTTCCAGCTATTAATCTCTTCAGAGAGACTGTAACAAACCTTTGACTTTGTTAACAGCAGTAAGATTCCTGATGTTGCTTTCTACTCCCTCTTGCTGTGGTCACCTTCTGTAAAGTGCTTACTACAGCGGCATGTATAATGTTTCCAGTATCTGTCAGGCAGTAGGCTGCAGCGTcattcaaactgaaaaaaatctacTCACTGAACATTCTGTATAAGCACTGGTGATTTTTGTAGTGAAACATCTCAGTGTGGAATTAATTTACCATGTCTAAATAAACCTATGTTGTTAACATGTTggtggaaaaaatgaaaaaacaacatagcAGCATGGTAAAACATCTCGAAACTCTCC
Encoded proteins:
- the lrrc8c gene encoding volume-regulated anion channel subunit LRRC8C, whose protein sequence is MIPVMEFRQFSEQQPAFRVLKPWWDVFTDYLSVIMLMIGVFGCTLQVMQDKIICLPQRTSVNTSEVEATSLLHLPPNTSAVPREMKGLKTNLDLQQYSFINQMCYEMALHWYAKYFPYLVLIHTLVFMVCSNFWFKFPGSSSKIEHFISMLGKCFDSPWTTRALSEVSGENPEEKDHKKSGTSRSNIAVSPGEGSLEKTQSLRSIPEKIVVDKPSASALDKKEGEQAKALFEKVKKFRLHVEEGDILYIMYVRQTVFKVFKFLLIIGYNSALVNQVRNRVLCEVEIQNMTGYKDFQCNHTMAHLFSKLSYCYLCLVAVYGFTSLYTSYWLFYRSLKEYSFEYVRQETGINDIPDVKNDFAFMLHMIDQYDPLYSKRFAVFLSEVSENKLKQLNLNHDWTADKLRQRLQTNANNRLELQLFMLPGLPDTVFELTELQSLKLEIINNVTIPASISQLEDLQELSLYQCSLKLHTTATSFLKENLKVLRVKFDDSREFPNWMYGLRNLEELCLTGSLCPDASKNIVLESLREMKCLKTLSLKSNLTKIPQSIVDVSSHLQRLYLHNDGTKLVMLNNLKKMTNLTELELVRCDLERIPHAIFSLTNLQELDLKENNLRSIEEIISFQHLRKLTCLKLWYNGVMYIPEHIKKLGSLERLYFSHNKIEILPSHLFLCNKLRYLDMSNNDIRFIPPEIGVLQSLQYFSVTCNKIENLPDELFFCKKLKTLKLGKNSLSILSPKISYLVHLTHLELKGNHFEVLPQELGCCRALKRSGLSVEDTLFETLPSDVRDQMKAE